In one window of Macadamia integrifolia cultivar HAES 741 chromosome 2, SCU_Mint_v3, whole genome shotgun sequence DNA:
- the LOC122064997 gene encoding alpha-galactosidase 1-like yields PVFIFFFFFKSSHSITCTTLRYERKKKNELDISEFGRYFTCSKTMPGSLGHEEHDAKTFASWGVDYLKYDNCNNGGSKPTVRYPVMTRALMNAGRPIFFSLCEWGDLHPALWGARLGNSWRTTNDISDTWDSMVSRADMNEVYADYARPGGWNDPDMLEVGNGGMTKDEYIIHFSIWAISKAPLLIGCDVRNMAKETMEIIGNKEVIDVNQDPLGVQAKKVRMEGDIEVWAGPLSGYKVALLLVNRGPSLSPITANWDDISIPPKTVVEARDLWEHKTLITKLVGNLTVTVDSHASKMYVLTPVA; encoded by the exons cctgtttttatcttttttttttttttcaagtctagTCATTCAATCACGTGTACTACTCTTAGatatgagaggaaaaaaaaaaatgaacttgatATTTCTGAATTTGGCAGGTATTTTACATGTTCTAAAACAATGCCAGGTTCACTTGGTCATGAAGAACATGATGCGAAAACTTTTGCTTCATGG GGTGTTGATTATCTGAAGTATGATAACTGCAACAATGGTGGTTCAAAGCCAACTGTTCG GTATCCTGTAATGACCCGAGCTTTGATGAATGCGGGCCGACCAATTTTCTTTTCGCTTTGTGAATG GGGAGATTTACATCCAGCTCTGTGGGGTGCTAGGTTAGGAAATAGTTGGAGAACTACTAATGACATTTCTGATACATGGGACAG TATGGTTTCTAGAGCTGACATGAATGAAGTTTATGCTGATTATGCAAGGCCTGGTGGTTGGAATG ATCCAGACATGCTTGAAGTAGGAAACGGTGGAATGACAAAAGATGAATACATAATTCACTTTAGCATATGGGCCATTTCTAAG GCTCCTCTCCTTATTGGATGTGATGTGCGAAACATGGCCAAAGAAACCATGGAGATCATTGGCAACAAGGAGGTCATTGATGTAAACCAGG ATCCACTTGGTGTTCAAGCGAAAAAGGTCAGGATGGAGGGTGATATAGAG GTTTGGGCTGGACCCCTTTCAGGCTATAAGGTTGCACTCCTCCTGGTTAACAGAGGTCCATCTCTTTCTCCAATTACTGCGAATTGGGATGACATTAGCATCCCTCCAAAGACTGTCGTAGAGGCCAGAGATCTTTGGGAG CATAAGACATTGATTACAAAACTTGTGGGGAACCTGACAGTCACCGTTGATTCCCATGCAAGCAAGATGTATGTGTTGACACCAGTTGCTTGA
- the LOC122059972 gene encoding alpha-galactosidase 2-like has protein sequence MKALADYVHGKGLNLGVYSDAGTYTCSKTMPGSLGHEEQDAKTFASWGVDYFKYDNCYNTDTSPKERYPKMSQALLNSGRSIFFSLCEWGQEDPAPWAPSYGNSWRTTGDIEDNWAR, from the exons ATGAAGGCTCTAGCAGATTATGTCCATGGCAAAGGACTCAATCTTGGAGTCTACTCCGATGCAGG GACCTATACTTGCAGTAAGACCATGCCTGGATCACTAGGCCATGAAGAACAAGATGCAAAAACCTTTGCCTCGTGG GGAGTAGACTACTTCAAATATGATAACTGTTACAATACTGATACCAGCCCAAAGGAAAG GTACCCAAAGATGAGTCAAGCCTTACTGAACTCAGGAAggtctatcttcttctccttgtgtGAATG GGGGCAGGAAGATCCAGCTCCTTGGGCGCCCAGTTATGGAAATAGTTGGAGGACAACTGGTGATATTGAGGATAACTGGGCGAGGTAA
- the LOC122064987 gene encoding ankyrin repeat-containing protein BDA1-like codes for MDESLINAAKAGDRSHLYELLRQNAFILEVFDQIPFVDTPLHVAILAGQTHFVVEVINLKPSFTKKLNQDGFSPLHLAVANGHFEIVRELLRIDQNLCFLRGRDDKIPLHCAIENGKMDVLDLLISTCPNSVTELSIGGETILHRAMKNGRVETFKALVERLPTLKMTNILGWKDQEGNTILHVAISLRQLEMMEFLLLGPCRKSVRKVANVTNVRGLTAFDIFRELDTSHEVERNDRLRLRKIGDILSSASGPKRCRCILASACFCCCGGCNLMRCVTKKFKVNKGTPTTSSSGGATATDNISAFIELVKAANYAAFTLSFILIYNLTNGFPLRIPVRMALIFMLWVISKVESRTRI; via the exons ATGGATGAAAGCTTGATCAATGCAGCTAAGGCAGGAGATAGAAGCCACCTATATGAATTACTTAGGCAAAATGCATTTATTCTTGAAGTCTTCGATCAAATCCCTTTTGTTGATACTCCTTTGCATGTTGCCATATTAGCTGGCCAAACCCATTTTGTGGTGGAAGTGATAAACCTAAAGCCTTCATTTACTAAGAAGCTAAACCAGGATGGGTTTAGTCCTTTGCACTTGGCTGTTGCAAATGGACACTTTGAAATTGTGAGAGAGTTATTGAGGATAGACCAAAATCTATGCTTTttaaggggaagagatgacaaAATTCCTCTTCATTGCGCAATAGAGAATGGCAAAATGGATGTACTAGATTTATTGATCTCTACATGCCCAAATTCTGTCACAGAGCTGAGTATTGGGGGAGAAACAATTCTTCATAGAGCAATGAAGAATGGTAGGGTGGAAACCTTCAAGGCACTAGTGGAACGGCTTCCGACACTTAAGATGACTAACATTCTAGGTTGGAAAGACCAAGAAGGAAACACAATCTTGCACGTTGCAATTTCATTGAGACAGCTTGAG ATGATGGAGTTTTTATTATTGGGTCCTTGCCGCAAGAGTGTTAGGAAGGTAGCAAACGTCACAAATGTGAGAGGTCTTACAGCCTTTGATATCTTTAGAGAGCTTGATACAAGTCATGAAGTTGAAAGAAATGATCGTCTGCGGTTGCGGAAGATTGGAGATATCCTTAGCAGTGCTAGTGGACCTAAGAGATGTAGATGTATTCTTGCATCCgcatgtttttgttgttgtggtGGTTGTAATCTCATGCGATGTGTGACCAAGAAATTCAAGGTGAATAAAGGTACCCCGACGACCTCCTCGTCTGGCGGCGCCACCGCGACAGACAACATCTCAGCATTCATTGAATTGGTTAAGGCTGCTAACTATGCAGCATTTACCTTGTCCTTCATACTAATTTATAACCTCACAAATGGATTTCCCTTGCGCATCCCAGTACGAATGGCCTTGATATTTATGTTATGGGTCATCAGTAAGGTTGAATCCAGAACCAGGATATGA